The following proteins are encoded in a genomic region of Loxodonta africana isolate mLoxAfr1 chromosome 27, mLoxAfr1.hap2, whole genome shotgun sequence:
- the CCR4 gene encoding C-C chemokine receptor type 4: MNPTDITDTTLDESMYNNYYLFENIPKPCTKEGIKAFGELFLPPLYFLVFLFGLLGNSVVVLVLIKFKRLKSMTDVYLLNLAISDLLFVFSLPFWGYYAADQWVFGLGLCKVISWMYLVGFYSGIFFIMLMSIDRYLAIVHAVFSLRARTLTYGVITSLATWSVAILASLPGLIFSTCYTERNHTYCKTKYSFNSTTWKVLSSLEINILGLAVPLGIMLFCYSMIIRTLQHCKNEKKNRAVKMIFAVVVLFLGFWTPYNVVLFLETLVELDILQDCAFERHLDYAIQATETLAFVHCCLNPVIYFFLGEKFRKYIIQLLKTCRGPFVLCQYCGLLQIYSAETPSSSYTQSTVDHDLHDAL; this comes from the coding sequence atgaacccCACGGATATAACAGACACCACCCTGGATGAAAGCATGTATAACAATTATTATCTCTTCGAGAATATCCCCAAGCCTTGCACCAAAGAAGGCATCAAGGCATTTGGGGAGCTCTTCCTGCCCCCTCTTTACTTCTTGGTCTTTCTGTTTGGTCTGCTTGGAAATTCAGTGGTGGTTCTGGTTTTGATCAAGTTCAAGCGGCTCAAGTCCATGACTGACGTGTACCTGCTCAACCTTGCCATCTCTGACCTGCTCTTCgtgttctccctccctttctgggGCTACTACGCTGCCGACCAGTGGGTGTTTGGACTGGGTCTGTGCAAGGTTATCTCCTGGATGTACTTGGTGGGCTTTTACAGTGGCATATTCTTCATCATGCTCATGAGCATTGACAGGTATCTGGCAATTGTGCACGCCGTGTTTTCCTTGAGAGCGAGGACCTTGACTTATGGGGTCATCACCAGCTTGGCCACATGGTCAGTGGCCATACTAGCCTCACTCCCAGGCCTCATATTCAGCACTTGTTATACTGAGCGCAACCACACCTACTGCAAGACCAAGTACTCTTTCAACTCCACGACGTGGAAGGTGCTGAGCTCCCTAGAGATCAACATTCTGGGGCTGGCTGTGCCCTTGGGGATCATGCTGTTCTGCTACTCCATGATCATCAGGACCCTGCAGCACTGTAAAAATGAGAAGAAGAACCGGGCTGTGAAGATGATCTTCGCCGTGGTGGTCCTCTTCCTTGGGTTCTGGACACCTTACAACGTAGTGCTCTTCTTGGAGACCTTGGTGGAGCTCGACATCCTTCAGGACTGCGCCTTTGAAAGACATCTGGACTATGCCATCCAGGCCACAGAAACCCTGGCTTTCGTTCACTGCTGCCTTAACCCGGTCATCTACTTTTTTCTGGGGGAGAAATTTCGGAAGTACATCATTCAGCTCCTCAAAACCTGCAGGGGCCCTTTTGTACTCTGCCAATACTGTGGGCTCCTCCAAATTTACTCCGCTGAGACCCCCAGCTCATCATACACACAGTCCACCGTGGACCACGACCTTCATGATGCCCTGTGA